In the genome of Chiroxiphia lanceolata isolate bChiLan1 chromosome 17, bChiLan1.pri, whole genome shotgun sequence, one region contains:
- the R3HDML gene encoding peptidase inhibitor R3HDML encodes MAVLHWHLYLSALGCWVTQLSSSFLLPNATELLSPPGGTAAGLLWGAGVPRSRRKRYLSPHDMSLILDYHNQVRAQVSPPAANMEFMVWDERLARAAEAWAARCLWDHGPPELMKYVGQNLSIQSGRYRSVTDMVKSWHQEKQHYSFPHPRECSPRCPSKCSGSVCSHYTQMVWATSSRLGCALGTCANVQVWGSTWRHATLLVCNYAIKGNWLGEAPYKVGRPCSACPPTYGRGCSNNMCFSGVKSNQVSWF; translated from the exons ATGGCTGTGCTGCACTGGCACCTGTACCTCAGCGCCCTGGGCTGCTGGGTGACACagctctccagctccttcctgctgcccaaTGCCACCGAGCTGCTGTCCCCGCCCGGGGGCACGGCCGCGGGGCTGCTGTGGGGCGCGGGGGTCCCCCGCAGCCGTCGGAAGCGATACCTCTCTCCCCACGACATGAGCCTGATTTTGGATTACCACAACCAAGTGCGGGCTCAGGTGTCCCCCCCTGCTGCCAACATGGAGTTCATG GTGTGGGATGAGCGGCtggccagggcagcagaggCGTGGGCTGCACGTTGCCTGTGGGACCACGGGCCCCCTGAGCTGATGAAATATGTGGGGCAAAACCTCTCCATCCAGTCGGGCAG GTACCGCTCGGTCACGGACATGGTGAAATCCTGGCACCAGGAGAAGCAGCACTactccttcccccacccccggGAGTGCAGCCCCCGCTGCCCCAGCAAGTGCAGCGGCTCCGTCTGCAGCCACTACACGCAG ATGGTGTGGGCAACCTCCAGCCgcctgggctgtgccctgggcaccTGCGCAAACGTGCAGGTGTGGGGCAGCACATGGCGTCACGCCACCCTCCTCGTCTGCAACTACGCCATCAA GGGCAACTGGCTGGGAGAAGCACCGTACAAGGTGGGGCGGCCGTGCTCAGCCTGCCCCCCCACCTACGGCCGGGGCTGCTCCAACAACATGTGCTTCTCCGGAGTCAAATCCAACCAAGTCAGCTGGTTCTag
- the HNF4A gene encoding hepatocyte nuclear factor 4-alpha isoform X3 codes for MVNVSTQLSAKMEAPYDTSPSEAANLSTSSSIGVSALCAICGDRATGKHYGASSCDGCKGFFRRSVRKNHMYSCRFNRQCVVDKDKRNQCRYCRLKKCFRAGMKKEAVQNERDRISTRRSSYEDSSLPSINALLQAEVLAQQISSPVSVINGDIRGKKIASISDVCESMKQQLLVLVEWAKYIPAFCELPLDDQVALLRAHAGEHLLLGAAKRSMVLKDVLLLGNDHIIPRNCPELVEVNRVANRVLDELVLPFQELQIDDNEYACLKAIIFFDPDAKGLSDPSKIKRMRYQVQVSLEDYINDRQYDSRGRFGELLLLLPVLQSITWQMIEQIQFVKLFGMAKIDNLLQEMLLGGSSSETPHAHHPLHPHLIQENLGTNVIVANTMPPQMHNGQMSTPETPQPSPPAGSGPEQYKLLPGAIATVAKQPTSIPQPAITKQEVI; via the exons ATGGTCAATGTAAGCACCCAGCTAAGTGCTAAGATGGAGGCTCCATATG ACACGTCTCCATCAGAAGCAGCCAACCTCAGCACTTCCAGCAGCATCGGGGTGAGCGCGCTGTGTGCCATCTGCGGGGACCGCGCCACGGGCAAGCATTACGGAGCCTCCAGCTGCGATGGCTGCAAAGGCTTCTTCAGGAGGAGCGTCAGGAAGAACCACATGTACTCCTGCAG gTTTAACAGGCAGTGTGTGGTagacaaagacaaaagaaaccAGTGCCGGTACTGCAGGCTTAAGAAGTGCTTCCGAGCGGGAATGAAGAAGGAAG CTGTACAAAACGAACGGGACCGAATCAGCACCCGCAGATCAAGTTATGAGGACAGCAGCTTGCCCTCCATCAATGCTCTACTGCAGGCAGAAGTCCTGGCACAGCAG aTATCATCTCCAGTGTCTGTGATCAATGGAGACATCCGAGGGAAGAAGATTGCCAGTATCTCTGACGTGTGTGAGTCcatgaagcagcagctgctggtgctggtggagTGGGCCAAGTACATCCCTGCCTTCTGTGAGCTGCCCCTGGATGACCAG GTAGCACTGCTGCGTGCACATGCAGGGGAACATCTGTTACTGGGAGCTGCCAAGAGGTCCATGGTGCTCAAGGATGTCTTGCTGCTAG GAAATGACCACATCATCCCACGGAACTGCCCTGAACTGGTGGAGGTGAACCGTGtggccaaccgtgtcctggaCGAGCTGGTCCTCCccttccaggagctgcagataGATGACAATGAATATGCCTGCTTGAAAGCCATCATCTTCTTTGACCCAG ATGCCAAAGGACTGAGTGACCCGTCCAAGATCAAGCGGATGCGGTACCAGGTGCAGGTGAGCCTGGAGGATTACATCAATGACCGGCAGTACGACTCGCGGGGCCGCTtcggggagctgctgctgctgctgcctgtgctgcagagcatcACCTGGCAGATGATAGAGCAGATCCAGTTTGTCAAGCTCTTCGGCATGGCCAAGATTGACAacctgctgcaggagatgctgctgggaG GCTCATCAAGTGAAACACCGCATGCCCACCACCCCCTGCACCCTCATCTGATCCAGGAGAACCTGGGAACAAACGTCATTGTGGCCAACACAATGCCTCCACAGATGCACAACGGGCAGATGT CTACTCCAGAAACTCCACAGCCATCTCCACCTGCGGGCTCAGGACCAGAGCAATACAAGCTACTG
- the HNF4A gene encoding hepatocyte nuclear factor 4-alpha isoform X2: protein MIMRLSKALIDMEMADYSAALDPAYTTLEFENMQVLAMGNDTSPSEAANLSTSSSIGVSALCAICGDRATGKHYGASSCDGCKGFFRRSVRKNHMYSCRFNRQCVVDKDKRNQCRYCRLKKCFRAGMKKEAVQNERDRISTRRSSYEDSSLPSINALLQAEVLAQQISSPVSVINGDIRGKKIASISDVCESMKQQLLVLVEWAKYIPAFCELPLDDQVALLRAHAGEHLLLGAAKRSMVLKDVLLLGNDHIIPRNCPELVEVNRVANRVLDELVLPFQELQIDDNEYACLKAIIFFDPDAKGLSDPSKIKRMRYQVQVSLEDYINDRQYDSRGRFGELLLLLPVLQSITWQMIEQIQFVKLFGMAKIDNLLQEMLLGGSSSETPHAHHPLHPHLIQENLGTNVIVANTMPPQMHNGQMSTPETPQPSPPAGSGPEQYKLLPGAIATVAKQPTSIPQPAITKQEVI from the exons ATGATAATGCGCCTTTCCAAAGCCCTAATAGACATGGAGATGGCAGATTATAGCGCAGCGCTGGACCCGGCGTACACCACCCTGGAGTTTGAGAACATGCAGGTCCTGGCCATGGGCAACG ACACGTCTCCATCAGAAGCAGCCAACCTCAGCACTTCCAGCAGCATCGGGGTGAGCGCGCTGTGTGCCATCTGCGGGGACCGCGCCACGGGCAAGCATTACGGAGCCTCCAGCTGCGATGGCTGCAAAGGCTTCTTCAGGAGGAGCGTCAGGAAGAACCACATGTACTCCTGCAG gTTTAACAGGCAGTGTGTGGTagacaaagacaaaagaaaccAGTGCCGGTACTGCAGGCTTAAGAAGTGCTTCCGAGCGGGAATGAAGAAGGAAG CTGTACAAAACGAACGGGACCGAATCAGCACCCGCAGATCAAGTTATGAGGACAGCAGCTTGCCCTCCATCAATGCTCTACTGCAGGCAGAAGTCCTGGCACAGCAG aTATCATCTCCAGTGTCTGTGATCAATGGAGACATCCGAGGGAAGAAGATTGCCAGTATCTCTGACGTGTGTGAGTCcatgaagcagcagctgctggtgctggtggagTGGGCCAAGTACATCCCTGCCTTCTGTGAGCTGCCCCTGGATGACCAG GTAGCACTGCTGCGTGCACATGCAGGGGAACATCTGTTACTGGGAGCTGCCAAGAGGTCCATGGTGCTCAAGGATGTCTTGCTGCTAG GAAATGACCACATCATCCCACGGAACTGCCCTGAACTGGTGGAGGTGAACCGTGtggccaaccgtgtcctggaCGAGCTGGTCCTCCccttccaggagctgcagataGATGACAATGAATATGCCTGCTTGAAAGCCATCATCTTCTTTGACCCAG ATGCCAAAGGACTGAGTGACCCGTCCAAGATCAAGCGGATGCGGTACCAGGTGCAGGTGAGCCTGGAGGATTACATCAATGACCGGCAGTACGACTCGCGGGGCCGCTtcggggagctgctgctgctgctgcctgtgctgcagagcatcACCTGGCAGATGATAGAGCAGATCCAGTTTGTCAAGCTCTTCGGCATGGCCAAGATTGACAacctgctgcaggagatgctgctgggaG GCTCATCAAGTGAAACACCGCATGCCCACCACCCCCTGCACCCTCATCTGATCCAGGAGAACCTGGGAACAAACGTCATTGTGGCCAACACAATGCCTCCACAGATGCACAACGGGCAGATGT CTACTCCAGAAACTCCACAGCCATCTCCACCTGCGGGCTCAGGACCAGAGCAATACAAGCTACTG
- the HNF4A gene encoding hepatocyte nuclear factor 4-alpha isoform X1 has translation MIMRLSKALIDMEMADYSAALDPAYTTLEFENMQVLAMGNADTSPSEAANLSTSSSIGVSALCAICGDRATGKHYGASSCDGCKGFFRRSVRKNHMYSCRFNRQCVVDKDKRNQCRYCRLKKCFRAGMKKEAVQNERDRISTRRSSYEDSSLPSINALLQAEVLAQQISSPVSVINGDIRGKKIASISDVCESMKQQLLVLVEWAKYIPAFCELPLDDQVALLRAHAGEHLLLGAAKRSMVLKDVLLLGNDHIIPRNCPELVEVNRVANRVLDELVLPFQELQIDDNEYACLKAIIFFDPDAKGLSDPSKIKRMRYQVQVSLEDYINDRQYDSRGRFGELLLLLPVLQSITWQMIEQIQFVKLFGMAKIDNLLQEMLLGGSSSETPHAHHPLHPHLIQENLGTNVIVANTMPPQMHNGQMSTPETPQPSPPAGSGPEQYKLLPGAIATVAKQPTSIPQPAITKQEVI, from the exons ATGATAATGCGCCTTTCCAAAGCCCTAATAGACATGGAGATGGCAGATTATAGCGCAGCGCTGGACCCGGCGTACACCACCCTGGAGTTTGAGAACATGCAGGTCCTGGCCATGGGCAACG CAGACACGTCTCCATCAGAAGCAGCCAACCTCAGCACTTCCAGCAGCATCGGGGTGAGCGCGCTGTGTGCCATCTGCGGGGACCGCGCCACGGGCAAGCATTACGGAGCCTCCAGCTGCGATGGCTGCAAAGGCTTCTTCAGGAGGAGCGTCAGGAAGAACCACATGTACTCCTGCAG gTTTAACAGGCAGTGTGTGGTagacaaagacaaaagaaaccAGTGCCGGTACTGCAGGCTTAAGAAGTGCTTCCGAGCGGGAATGAAGAAGGAAG CTGTACAAAACGAACGGGACCGAATCAGCACCCGCAGATCAAGTTATGAGGACAGCAGCTTGCCCTCCATCAATGCTCTACTGCAGGCAGAAGTCCTGGCACAGCAG aTATCATCTCCAGTGTCTGTGATCAATGGAGACATCCGAGGGAAGAAGATTGCCAGTATCTCTGACGTGTGTGAGTCcatgaagcagcagctgctggtgctggtggagTGGGCCAAGTACATCCCTGCCTTCTGTGAGCTGCCCCTGGATGACCAG GTAGCACTGCTGCGTGCACATGCAGGGGAACATCTGTTACTGGGAGCTGCCAAGAGGTCCATGGTGCTCAAGGATGTCTTGCTGCTAG GAAATGACCACATCATCCCACGGAACTGCCCTGAACTGGTGGAGGTGAACCGTGtggccaaccgtgtcctggaCGAGCTGGTCCTCCccttccaggagctgcagataGATGACAATGAATATGCCTGCTTGAAAGCCATCATCTTCTTTGACCCAG ATGCCAAAGGACTGAGTGACCCGTCCAAGATCAAGCGGATGCGGTACCAGGTGCAGGTGAGCCTGGAGGATTACATCAATGACCGGCAGTACGACTCGCGGGGCCGCTtcggggagctgctgctgctgctgcctgtgctgcagagcatcACCTGGCAGATGATAGAGCAGATCCAGTTTGTCAAGCTCTTCGGCATGGCCAAGATTGACAacctgctgcaggagatgctgctgggaG GCTCATCAAGTGAAACACCGCATGCCCACCACCCCCTGCACCCTCATCTGATCCAGGAGAACCTGGGAACAAACGTCATTGTGGCCAACACAATGCCTCCACAGATGCACAACGGGCAGATGT CTACTCCAGAAACTCCACAGCCATCTCCACCTGCGGGCTCAGGACCAGAGCAATACAAGCTACTG